A single region of the Streptomyces sp. NBC_01262 genome encodes:
- a CDS encoding vitamin B12-dependent ribonucleotide reductase: protein MTETTSGPARGSRAKAGKAAAAAANKGLRIERIHTTPGTHPYDEVVWERRDVVMTNWRDGSINFEQRGVEFPDFWSVNAVNIVTSKYFRGAVGSPQRESSLRQLIDRVVKTYRKAGEDHGYFASPADAEIFDHELAYALLHQVFSFNSPVWFNVGTAQPQQVSACFILSVDDSMESILDWYKEEGMIFKGGSGAGLNLSRIRSSKELLSSGGNASGPVSFMRGADASAGTIKSGGATRRAAKMVVLDVDHPDVEAFIETKVKEEEKIRALRDAGFDMDLGGDDITSVQYQNANNSVRVNDEFMAAYEKGSKFGLRARMTGEVIEEVDAKGLFRKLAEAAWACADPGIQYDDTINRWHTSPETGRITASNPCSEYMHLDNSSCNLASLNLMKFLDDDGQGNQRFDAVRFAKVVELVITAMDISICFADFPTQKIGETTRAFRQLGIGYANLGALLMATGHAYDSDGGRALAGAITSLMTGTSYKRSAELASVVGAYDGYARNADAHKRVMRQHSDANGTATRVDDLDTPVWAAATEAWQDVLRLGEKNGFRNAQASVLAPTGTIGLMMDCDTTGVEPDLALVKFKKLVGGGSMQIVNGTVPQALTRLGYQPEQVEAIVAHIAENGNVIDAPSLKPEHYEVFDCAMGARAISAMGHVRMMAAAQPFLSGAISKTVNLPETATVEEVEEVYYEGWKLGLKALAIYRDNCKVGQPLSAKNKDKEKAEATEKAEETIRAAVEKVVEYRPVRKRLPKGRPGLTTSFTVGGAEGYMTANSYPDDGLGEVFLKMSKQGSTLAGMMDAFSIAVSVGLQYGVPLETYVSKFTNMRFEPAGLTDDPDVRMAQSIVDYIFRRLALDFLPFETRSALGIHSADERQRHLDTGSYEASAEDVDVEGLAQSAPRHVEAPKPAAVPAAKPVAAVPAPKAAHNSTELMEIQLGLNADAPLCFSCGTKMRRAGSCYLCEGCGSTSGCS, encoded by the coding sequence ATGACTGAGACGACGAGCGGCCCGGCACGCGGCTCGCGCGCGAAGGCCGGCAAGGCGGCGGCCGCGGCGGCGAACAAGGGCCTGCGCATCGAGCGCATCCACACCACCCCGGGGACGCACCCCTACGACGAGGTGGTCTGGGAGCGGCGTGACGTCGTCATGACCAACTGGCGCGACGGCTCGATCAACTTCGAGCAGCGCGGCGTGGAGTTCCCCGACTTCTGGTCGGTGAACGCGGTCAACATCGTCACCAGCAAGTACTTCCGCGGCGCCGTCGGCTCCCCGCAGCGCGAGAGCAGCCTGCGGCAGCTCATCGACCGCGTGGTCAAGACCTACCGCAAGGCCGGCGAGGACCACGGCTACTTCGCGTCCCCGGCCGACGCCGAGATCTTCGACCACGAGCTGGCGTACGCCCTGCTCCACCAGGTCTTCAGCTTCAACTCGCCGGTGTGGTTCAACGTCGGCACCGCCCAGCCCCAGCAGGTCTCCGCCTGCTTCATCCTCTCCGTCGACGACTCCATGGAGTCGATCCTCGACTGGTACAAGGAAGAGGGGATGATCTTCAAGGGCGGCTCCGGCGCCGGCCTGAACCTCTCCCGGATCCGCTCCTCCAAGGAGCTGCTCTCCTCCGGCGGCAACGCCTCCGGCCCGGTCTCCTTCATGCGCGGCGCGGACGCCTCGGCCGGAACGATCAAGTCGGGCGGCGCCACCCGCCGCGCCGCCAAGATGGTCGTCCTGGACGTGGACCACCCCGACGTCGAGGCCTTCATCGAGACCAAGGTGAAGGAGGAGGAGAAGATTCGCGCCCTGCGCGACGCGGGTTTCGACATGGACCTGGGCGGCGACGACATCACCTCCGTCCAGTACCAGAACGCCAACAACTCGGTGCGCGTGAACGACGAGTTCATGGCCGCGTACGAGAAGGGCTCGAAGTTCGGCCTGCGCGCGCGCATGACCGGTGAGGTCATCGAGGAGGTCGACGCCAAGGGCCTGTTCCGCAAGCTGGCGGAGGCGGCCTGGGCCTGCGCGGACCCCGGCATCCAGTACGACGACACGATCAACCGCTGGCACACCTCGCCGGAGACCGGCCGCATCACCGCGTCCAACCCCTGCAGCGAGTACATGCACCTGGACAACTCGTCCTGCAACCTCGCCTCGCTCAACCTGATGAAGTTCCTCGACGACGACGGCCAGGGCAACCAGCGCTTCGACGCGGTGCGCTTCGCCAAGGTCGTCGAGTTGGTCATCACCGCGATGGACATCTCCATCTGCTTCGCCGACTTCCCCACCCAGAAGATCGGCGAGACCACCCGCGCCTTCCGCCAGCTCGGCATCGGCTACGCCAACCTCGGCGCCCTGCTGATGGCCACCGGCCACGCCTACGACTCCGACGGCGGCCGGGCGCTGGCCGGTGCCATCACTTCCCTGATGACCGGCACCTCGTACAAGCGCTCCGCCGAGCTGGCCTCGGTCGTCGGCGCGTACGACGGCTACGCCCGCAACGCGGACGCCCACAAGCGCGTCATGCGGCAGCACTCCGACGCCAACGGCACCGCCACCCGCGTCGACGACCTGGACACCCCGGTCTGGGCCGCCGCCACCGAGGCCTGGCAGGACGTGCTGCGCCTCGGCGAGAAGAACGGTTTCCGTAACGCGCAGGCGTCGGTTCTCGCGCCGACCGGCACCATCGGCCTGATGATGGACTGCGACACCACGGGCGTCGAGCCGGACCTGGCCCTGGTCAAGTTCAAGAAGCTCGTCGGCGGCGGCTCGATGCAGATCGTCAACGGCACGGTGCCGCAGGCCCTGACCCGGCTGGGGTACCAGCCCGAGCAGGTCGAGGCGATCGTCGCCCACATCGCCGAGAACGGCAATGTCATCGATGCCCCGAGCCTCAAGCCCGAGCACTACGAGGTCTTCGACTGCGCCATGGGCGCGCGAGCGATCTCCGCGATGGGCCACGTGCGCATGATGGCCGCCGCCCAGCCGTTCCTGTCCGGTGCGATCTCCAAGACCGTGAACCTGCCGGAGACGGCCACCGTCGAGGAGGTCGAGGAGGTCTACTACGAGGGCTGGAAGCTCGGCCTGAAGGCCCTCGCGATCTACCGCGACAACTGCAAGGTCGGCCAGCCGCTCTCCGCCAAGAACAAGGACAAGGAGAAGGCGGAGGCCACCGAGAAGGCCGAGGAGACGATCCGGGCCGCGGTCGAGAAGGTCGTCGAGTACCGCCCCGTGCGCAAGCGGCTTCCCAAGGGCCGCCCGGGCCTGACCACCTCCTTCACGGTGGGCGGCGCCGAGGGCTACATGACCGCCAACTCCTACCCGGACGACGGTCTCGGCGAGGTCTTCCTCAAGATGTCCAAGCAGGGCTCGACGCTGGCCGGCATGATGGACGCCTTCTCCATCGCCGTCTCCGTCGGTCTCCAGTACGGCGTCCCGCTGGAGACGTACGTCTCGAAGTTCACCAACATGCGCTTCGAGCCGGCCGGCCTGACCGACGACCCCGACGTGCGCATGGCGCAGTCGATCGTCGACTACATCTTCCGTCGCCTGGCGCTGGACTTCCTGCCCTTCGAGACCCGTTCCGCCCTCGGCATCCACTCCGCCGACGAGCGCCAGCGCCACCTCGACACGGGTTCGTACGAGGCCTCCGCCGAGGACGTCGACGTGGAGGGACTCGCCCAGTCCGCCCCCCGCCACGTCGAGGCCCCCAAGCCGGCCGCGGTGCCCGCCGCCAAGCCCGTGGCGGCCGTGCCCGCGCCCAAGGCGGCGCACAACTCCACGGAGCTGATGGAGATCCAGCTCGGCCTCAACGCCGACGCCCCGCTGTGCTTCTCCTGCGGCACCAAGATGCGCCGCGCCGGCAGCTGCTACCTCTGCGAGGGCTGCGGCTCCACCAGCGGCTGCAGCTGA
- the nrdR gene encoding transcriptional regulator NrdR — protein sequence MHCPFCRHPDSRVVDSRTTDDGTSIRRRRQCPDCGRRFTTVETASLMVIKRSGVTEPFSRNKVIAGVRKACQGRPVTEDALAQLGQRVEEAVRATGSAELSTHDVGLAILGPLQDLDLVAYLRFASVYRAFDSLDDFETAIEELREQSPDESTTQGPDGDMDVPAPAHAAD from the coding sequence ATGCACTGTCCCTTCTGCAGACACCCCGACAGCCGCGTTGTCGACAGCCGCACCACCGATGACGGCACTTCGATCCGCCGCCGTCGGCAGTGTCCCGACTGCGGCCGCCGTTTCACCACCGTGGAGACGGCCTCGCTGATGGTCATCAAGCGAAGCGGGGTCACCGAACCCTTCAGTCGCAACAAGGTCATCGCCGGAGTGCGCAAGGCGTGCCAGGGCCGTCCCGTGACCGAGGACGCACTCGCCCAGCTCGGGCAGCGCGTCGAGGAGGCGGTACGGGCCACCGGCAGCGCCGAGCTGTCGACCCACGATGTCGGTCTCGCGATACTCGGCCCGCTGCAGGATCTCGACCTCGTCGCGTATCTGCGATTCGCCTCGGTCTACCGCGCTTTCGACTCGCTGGACGACTTCGAGACGGCCATCGAGGAGCTGCGCGAGCAGTCCCCGGACGAGAGCACCACCCAAGGGCCCGACGGGGACATGGACGTCCCCGCTCCCGCCCACGCCGCCGACTGA
- the lexA gene encoding transcriptional repressor LexA — MTTTASSATLTAQDRSQDRLRPMDAMNDDTPKPARSLPGRPPGIRADSSGLTDRQRRVIEVIRDSVQRRGYPPSMREIGQAVGLSSTSSVAHQLMALERKGFLRRDPHRPRAYEVRGSDTSAVQPTDTAGKPSASYVPLVGRIAAGGPILAEESVEDVFPLPRQLVGDGELFVLKVVGDSMTEAAIVDGDWVTVRRQQVAENGDIVAAMLDGEATVKRFKREDGHVWLLPHNSAYEPILGDEATILGKVVAVLRRV, encoded by the coding sequence GTGACCACCACCGCAAGCAGCGCCACACTGACCGCCCAGGACCGCTCCCAGGACCGGCTACGCCCAATGGACGCGATGAACGACGACACACCCAAGCCCGCACGCTCGCTTCCCGGTCGACCTCCGGGCATCAGGGCGGACAGCTCCGGCCTGACCGATCGCCAGCGCCGGGTCATCGAGGTGATCCGGGATTCCGTCCAGCGCCGCGGCTACCCACCGTCCATGCGCGAGATCGGCCAGGCGGTGGGGCTGTCCAGCACCTCGTCGGTGGCCCACCAACTGATGGCCCTGGAGCGCAAGGGCTTCCTGCGCCGCGACCCGCACCGGCCGCGCGCCTACGAGGTGCGCGGATCCGACACATCGGCGGTGCAGCCGACGGACACCGCCGGCAAGCCGTCCGCCTCATACGTGCCGCTGGTCGGCCGGATCGCGGCCGGTGGCCCGATCCTGGCCGAGGAGTCGGTCGAGGATGTCTTTCCGCTGCCGCGTCAGCTGGTCGGCGACGGCGAGCTCTTCGTGCTGAAGGTCGTCGGTGACTCGATGACGGAAGCGGCCATCGTGGACGGCGACTGGGTCACCGTGCGCAGGCAGCAGGTCGCCGAGAACGGCGACATCGTCGCGGCGATGCTCGACGGCGAAGCCACCGTCAAGCGCTTCAAGCGCGAGGACGGACACGTCTGGCTGCTGCCGCACAACTCCGCGTACGAGCCGATCCTCGGCGACGAGGCGACCATCCTCGGCAAGGTGGTGGCGGTGTTGCGCCGGGTCTGA
- a CDS encoding ATP-dependent DNA helicase, with the protein MSASSPTPLSELLHAAVTAVGGVERPGQVAMAEAVEAAVDDGSHLLVQAGTGTGKSLGYLVPALAHGERVVVATATIALQRQLVQRDLPRTVEALHPLLRREPQYAMLKGRSNYLCLHRLHEGVPQEDGEGEGLFDPFEAAAPTSKLGKDLLRLRDWSDETETGDRDDLTPGVSDRAWSQISVTSRECLGAQRCAYGAECFAEAARERAKLADVVVTNHALLAIDALEGAPVLPSHEVLIVDEAHELVSRVTGVATGELTPGRVNRAVKLASRLVNEKAADALLSASEGFERLMELALPGRLEELPEDLSYALMALRDACRLVLTSLGETRDRSVQDEDAVRKMARASVENVHEVAERIVEGSEYDVLWYERHDRFGASLRVAPLNVSGLLREKLFNERSVVLTSATLKIGGDFNGVGASLGLPPEGTQGTEDEDLPVWKGLDVGSPFDYRKQGILYVAKHLSQPGRDSGREDMLDELAELIEAAGGRTLGLFSSMRGAQAAAESLRGRLDHPILLQGEETLGELIRRFADDARTCLFGTLSLWQGVDVPGASCQLVVMDRIPFPRPDDPLMSARQKAVEEHGGNGFMAVAATHAALLMAQGAGRLIRATGDRGVVAVLDPRLATARYGGFLRNTMPDLWYTTDRNQVRKSLAAIDVQESAVTAVEGD; encoded by the coding sequence ATGAGCGCCTCATCTCCGACCCCCCTCTCCGAGCTTCTCCACGCCGCCGTCACCGCGGTCGGCGGCGTGGAGCGCCCCGGCCAGGTCGCCATGGCCGAGGCCGTCGAAGCCGCTGTCGACGACGGCTCCCACCTGCTGGTCCAGGCCGGCACCGGCACCGGAAAATCCCTCGGATATCTGGTGCCCGCCCTCGCGCACGGCGAGCGCGTGGTGGTCGCCACCGCGACCATCGCCCTCCAGCGCCAGCTCGTGCAGCGCGACCTTCCGCGCACCGTGGAGGCCCTGCATCCGCTCCTGCGCCGCGAGCCGCAGTACGCGATGCTCAAGGGCCGTTCGAACTATCTGTGCCTGCACCGGCTGCACGAGGGCGTCCCCCAGGAGGACGGCGAGGGCGAGGGGCTCTTCGACCCCTTCGAGGCCGCCGCGCCCACCAGCAAGCTCGGGAAAGACCTGCTGCGGCTGCGCGACTGGTCGGACGAGACCGAGACCGGCGACCGCGACGACCTCACCCCCGGGGTCTCCGACCGCGCCTGGTCCCAGATCTCCGTCACCTCCCGCGAATGCCTGGGCGCCCAGCGCTGCGCGTACGGCGCCGAGTGCTTCGCCGAGGCCGCCCGCGAGCGCGCCAAACTGGCCGATGTCGTGGTCACCAACCACGCCCTGCTGGCCATCGACGCACTCGAAGGCGCCCCCGTACTGCCCTCGCACGAGGTGCTGATCGTCGACGAGGCCCATGAGCTGGTCTCCCGGGTCACCGGCGTCGCCACCGGCGAGCTCACCCCCGGCCGCGTCAACCGGGCCGTCAAGCTCGCCTCCCGCCTCGTCAACGAGAAGGCCGCCGACGCCCTGCTCAGCGCCTCCGAGGGCTTCGAGCGGCTGATGGAGCTCGCTCTCCCCGGCCGTCTGGAAGAGCTTCCCGAGGACCTCTCGTACGCCCTCATGGCACTGCGCGACGCCTGCCGCCTGGTGCTCACCTCCCTCGGTGAGACCCGCGACCGCTCCGTCCAGGACGAGGACGCGGTGCGCAAGATGGCCCGCGCTTCCGTGGAGAACGTCCATGAGGTCGCCGAGCGCATCGTCGAGGGCTCCGAATACGACGTGCTCTGGTACGAACGCCACGACCGCTTCGGTGCGTCACTGCGCGTCGCTCCGCTCAATGTCTCGGGGCTGCTGCGGGAGAAGCTCTTCAACGAGCGCTCGGTCGTGCTCACCTCCGCCACCCTCAAGATCGGCGGCGACTTCAACGGCGTCGGCGCCTCCCTCGGCCTGCCGCCCGAGGGCACCCAGGGCACGGAGGACGAGGACCTGCCGGTGTGGAAGGGCCTCGATGTCGGCTCGCCCTTCGACTACCGCAAGCAGGGCATCCTCTACGTGGCCAAGCACCTCTCCCAGCCGGGCCGGGACAGCGGCCGTGAGGACATGCTGGACGAGCTCGCCGAGCTGATCGAGGCGGCGGGCGGCCGCACCCTCGGCCTCTTCTCGTCGATGCGCGGCGCGCAGGCGGCCGCCGAGTCGCTGCGCGGGCGGCTCGACCACCCGATCCTGCTGCAGGGCGAGGAGACCCTCGGCGAGCTGATCCGCCGCTTCGCCGACGACGCCCGCACCTGCCTGTTCGGCACCCTCTCCCTCTGGCAGGGCGTGGATGTGCCGGGGGCGAGCTGCCAGCTGGTGGTCATGGACCGGATCCCCTTCCCGCGCCCCGACGATCCGCTGATGAGCGCCCGCCAGAAGGCTGTCGAGGAACACGGCGGCAATGGCTTCATGGCCGTCGCCGCCACCCACGCCGCCCTGCTGATGGCCCAGGGCGCCGGCCGGCTCATCCGTGCCACGGGTGACCGCGGCGTGGTCGCCGTCCTTGATCCCCGGCTCGCCACCGCCCGTTACGGCGGCTTCCTGCGCAACACGATGCCGGACCTCTGGTACACGACCGACCGCAACCAGGTGCGGAAGTCGCTGGCCGCCATCGACGTACAGGAGAGCGCCGTGACCGCCGTAGAAGGCGACTGA
- a CDS encoding IucA/IucC family protein: MLHLPPELDEETWHRVGRRLLAKLLSEFAYEEVLTPEPDPTAGPGAYRLPLTADITYRFHARRGAYGSWRVDPASITPTGDPFHFVRHGHDTALAIEGDTLGHLLRELSATLAADARLDHTGATAAELADLDYAELEGHQTGHPWLVLNKGRLGFSATDAARWTPEARRAQPLPWIAVRKGPAAYRGTAGLEDPALLYARELDPDILRTFDAELTNRGLDPADYLYLPVHPWQWDEVVVPLFTPSIADRNIIPLTTDNDLRLPQQSIRTFLNTTRPDRHTVKLPLSILNTLVWRGLPTERTLAAPAVTAWVHALRDADPFLRDETRVILLGEVASVTVEHPVYDHLPSVPYQYKELLGAIWREPLARHLAPGEHARTLAALLHTDRDGRSFTAELVTRSGLAPRVWLRRLFAALLPPLLHFLYQYGTVFSPHGENAIVVFDDHDIPVRLAVKDFVDDINVSAERLPEHASMPEDVRAVLLTEEPAFLTQFIHSGLFIGVFRYLAPLCEDQLGVPEREFWTLVRDEILRHHDRFPELKERFAAFDLLLPRIDRLCLNRNRLHLDGYRDRPERPHAAVHGTVENPLHAP, encoded by the coding sequence GTGCTGCACCTCCCCCCGGAACTCGACGAGGAGACCTGGCACCGAGTCGGCCGCCGCTTACTCGCGAAACTCCTCTCCGAATTCGCCTACGAAGAAGTCCTCACCCCCGAGCCCGACCCCACCGCCGGACCCGGCGCCTACCGGCTCCCTCTCACCGCGGACATCACCTACCGCTTCCACGCCCGCCGCGGGGCGTACGGCAGCTGGCGTGTCGACCCCGCCTCGATCACCCCCACCGGCGACCCCTTCCACTTCGTCAGGCACGGCCACGACACCGCCCTCGCCATCGAGGGCGACACCCTCGGCCACCTCCTGCGCGAACTCAGCGCGACCCTCGCCGCCGACGCCCGCCTTGACCACACCGGCGCCACCGCAGCCGAACTCGCCGATCTGGACTACGCCGAGCTCGAAGGCCACCAGACCGGCCACCCCTGGCTCGTCCTCAACAAGGGCCGCCTCGGTTTCTCCGCAACCGACGCCGCCCGCTGGACCCCCGAGGCCCGCCGAGCCCAGCCCCTGCCCTGGATCGCCGTCCGCAAAGGCCCCGCTGCCTACCGCGGCACCGCCGGCCTGGAGGACCCCGCCCTTCTCTACGCACGCGAGCTGGACCCGGACATCCTCCGGACCTTCGACGCCGAACTCACGAACCGCGGCCTCGACCCGGCCGACTACCTCTATCTGCCCGTGCACCCCTGGCAGTGGGACGAAGTCGTCGTACCACTGTTCACCCCCTCAATCGCGGACAGAAACATCATTCCACTCACCACCGACAATGACCTCAGACTGCCCCAGCAGTCGATCCGCACCTTCCTCAACACCACCCGCCCCGACCGCCACACCGTCAAGCTCCCGCTGTCCATCCTCAACACCCTGGTCTGGCGCGGACTCCCCACCGAACGCACCCTCGCCGCCCCCGCCGTCACCGCCTGGGTGCACGCCCTGCGCGACGCCGACCCCTTCCTCCGCGACGAGACCCGGGTCATCCTGCTCGGCGAGGTCGCCTCCGTCACCGTCGAGCACCCGGTCTACGACCACCTGCCCTCGGTCCCGTACCAGTACAAGGAACTCCTCGGCGCGATCTGGCGCGAGCCCCTCGCCCGCCACCTCGCACCCGGCGAACATGCCCGCACCCTGGCGGCCCTGCTCCACACCGACCGCGACGGCCGCTCCTTCACCGCCGAGCTCGTCACCCGCTCCGGGCTGGCCCCGCGCGTCTGGCTCCGCAGGCTCTTCGCCGCACTGCTGCCCCCGCTGCTGCACTTCCTCTACCAGTACGGCACCGTCTTCTCACCGCACGGCGAGAACGCCATCGTCGTCTTCGACGACCACGACATCCCGGTCCGGCTCGCGGTCAAGGACTTCGTCGACGACATCAACGTCAGCGCCGAGCGGCTGCCCGAGCACGCCTCGATGCCCGAGGACGTACGGGCCGTGCTGCTCACCGAGGAGCCCGCCTTCCTCACCCAGTTCATCCATTCCGGGCTCTTCATCGGTGTCTTCCGGTATCTCGCCCCGCTCTGCGAGGACCAGCTCGGCGTCCCCGAGCGCGAATTCTGGACCCTCGTACGGGACGAGATCCTCCGCCACCACGACCGCTTCCCCGAGCTGAAGGAGCGCTTCGCCGCCTTCGACCTCCTGCTCCCGCGCATCGACCGCCTGTGCCTGAACCGCAACCGGCTCCACCTCGACGGCTACCGCGACCGCCCCGAGCGGCCGCACGCCGCCGTGCACGGCACCGTCGAGAACCCGCTGCACGCTCCGTGA
- a CDS encoding GNAT family N-acetyltransferase produces MTTADAGPEDTLDLKLPPEVLALFAEDPAVRPAPPAALDDLLDGVADWSPADTSAGTFRLVPIDLDRDLPIVTHWMNDPTVAEFWELDGPPAIAEKHLRAQLDGDGRSVPCLGVLDDTPMSYWEVYRADLDPVARYYPARPHDTGIHLLIGGVSDRARGLGATLLRAVAEQILDHRPACARVVAEPDLRNTPSVAAFLTAGFRFSAELELPGKRAALMIRDRAFRHLL; encoded by the coding sequence ATGACCACCGCCGACGCCGGCCCCGAGGACACCCTCGACCTCAAGCTGCCGCCCGAAGTCCTCGCCCTCTTCGCCGAGGACCCCGCCGTACGGCCCGCCCCACCGGCCGCCCTCGACGACCTCCTGGACGGAGTAGCCGACTGGAGCCCCGCCGACACTTCCGCCGGCACCTTCCGGCTCGTACCCATCGACCTCGACCGTGACCTGCCGATCGTCACCCACTGGATGAACGACCCCACGGTGGCCGAGTTCTGGGAGCTGGACGGCCCGCCCGCGATCGCCGAGAAGCATCTGCGAGCACAGCTCGACGGCGACGGCCGAAGCGTCCCTTGCCTCGGCGTCCTGGACGACACCCCGATGAGCTACTGGGAGGTCTACCGGGCCGACCTCGACCCCGTCGCCCGCTACTACCCGGCCAGGCCGCACGACACCGGCATCCACCTGCTCATCGGCGGAGTCAGCGACCGCGCCCGTGGCCTCGGCGCCACCCTGCTGCGCGCGGTCGCCGAGCAGATCCTCGACCACCGGCCCGCCTGCGCCCGTGTCGTCGCCGAACCCGATCTGCGCAACACCCCCTCCGTCGCGGCCTTCCTCACCGCCGGCTTCCGCTTCTCCGCCGAACTCGAACTGCCGGGCAAGCGCGCCGCGCTCATGATCCGCGACCGCGCATTCCGCCACCTCCTCTAG
- a CDS encoding IucA/IucC family protein, with translation MTVLPGSDTPTVPPQGQRGEPTADPAGPADAGHAGHAALVDPLEQPDAYVAADAAGVEGLLRCWAREAALAAPQDGTLRVLLPASGTALLVPVRHWSAVGHHRFGTARFEAGGPPADAVTVAALIAREAAAGAAAVSPDGADLVGRVADSVRRTAVFIAERRAEPEAPRGTHPFLDAEQALILGHSLHPTPKGREGLTEAEARDYSPELRGSFPLHWLAVDRSVLATDSAWTERGRPIGADQLLAGLAGPDLRLPEGTAPLPLHPWQAGDIRHRPGVRELFDAGLLHDLGPVGDPWHPTSSVRTVYRPGAPAMLKLSLGLRITNSRRENLRKELQRGTEVHRLLRSGLAEQWHAAFPGSGGTPGFDIVRDPAWLAVDTTGGEPVQGLDVVLRHNPFGPGDDAACVAGLTSPRPWPAAPDNALRSRLAQLVARLAARTGRPSAAVAAEWFLRYLEAVVQPILWLDGMAGIALEAHQQNTLVLLDTDGWPSGGRYRDNQGYYFRESHREALDRRLPGIGTHSDTFVADAVADERIAYYVGINNVLGLIGAFGSQRLADEQVLIAAFRRFLAKAASTGPSALPARLLETPVLRCKANLLTRLHGMDELVGPVDTQSVYVTIPNPLA, from the coding sequence ATGACCGTGCTTCCGGGCAGTGACACCCCGACCGTGCCGCCGCAGGGCCAGCGCGGCGAACCGACGGCGGACCCGGCAGGCCCGGCGGACGCGGGCCACGCGGGCCACGCGGCCCTGGTCGACCCGCTGGAGCAGCCGGACGCCTACGTGGCGGCGGACGCGGCCGGCGTCGAAGGCCTGCTCCGCTGCTGGGCGCGCGAGGCCGCCCTGGCCGCGCCCCAGGACGGGACCCTTCGCGTGCTGCTCCCGGCCAGCGGGACCGCGCTGCTCGTGCCCGTACGCCACTGGTCGGCCGTCGGCCACCACCGCTTCGGCACGGCGCGGTTCGAGGCCGGGGGCCCGCCGGCGGACGCCGTGACCGTGGCCGCGCTGATCGCGCGCGAGGCGGCGGCCGGGGCAGCCGCGGTGAGCCCGGACGGCGCCGACCTGGTGGGCCGGGTCGCCGACTCCGTACGCCGCACGGCCGTGTTCATCGCCGAGCGCCGGGCCGAACCGGAAGCACCCCGCGGCACCCACCCCTTCCTGGACGCCGAGCAGGCACTGATCCTCGGCCACTCCCTCCACCCCACGCCCAAGGGCCGGGAAGGCCTGACCGAGGCCGAGGCCCGCGACTACTCGCCCGAGCTGCGCGGCTCCTTCCCGCTGCACTGGCTCGCCGTCGACCGTTCCGTCCTCGCCACGGACTCGGCGTGGACCGAGCGCGGACGCCCCATCGGAGCCGACCAGCTCCTCGCGGGGCTCGCCGGCCCGGACCTGCGCCTGCCGGAAGGCACCGCGCCGCTGCCCCTGCACCCCTGGCAGGCCGGCGACATCCGGCACCGCCCCGGCGTCCGGGAGCTCTTCGACGCGGGCCTTCTCCACGACCTCGGCCCCGTCGGTGACCCCTGGCACCCCACCTCCTCCGTACGCACCGTGTACCGCCCCGGCGCCCCGGCCATGCTGAAGCTGTCGTTGGGCCTGCGCATCACCAACTCCCGCCGGGAGAACCTCCGCAAGGAACTCCAGCGGGGCACCGAGGTGCACCGGCTGCTGCGCAGCGGGCTCGCCGAGCAGTGGCACGCGGCCTTCCCCGGCAGCGGGGGCACTCCCGGCTTCGACATCGTGCGCGACCCGGCCTGGCTGGCCGTCGACACCACGGGCGGCGAGCCCGTCCAGGGCCTGGACGTGGTCCTGCGCCACAACCCCTTCGGCCCCGGCGACGACGCCGCCTGCGTCGCGGGCCTGACCTCCCCCCGCCCCTGGCCCGCAGCGCCGGACAACGCCCTGCGCTCCCGCCTCGCCCAGCTCGTCGCCCGCCTCGCGGCCCGCACCGGACGCCCCTCGGCCGCCGTGGCCGCCGAGTGGTTCCTGCGCTACCTCGAAGCGGTCGTCCAGCCCATCCTCTGGCTCGACGGCATGGCCGGCATCGCCCTCGAAGCGCACCAGCAGAACACGCTGGTCCTCCTCGACACCGACGGCTGGCCCAGCGGCGGCCGCTACCGCGACAACCAGGGCTACTACTTCCGCGAGTCCCACCGCGAAGCCCTCGACCGCCGCCTCCCCGGCATCGGCACGCACAGCGACACCTTCGTCGCCGACGCCGTCGCCGACGAGCGCATCGCCTACTACGTCGGCATCAACAACGTCCTCGGCCTGATCGGCGCCTTCGGCTCCCAGCGGCTCGCCGACGAGCAGGTGCTCATCGCCGCCTTCCGCCGCTTCCTCGCCAAGGCGGCGTCCACCGGCCCGTCCGCACTGCCCGCCCGCCTGCTGGAGACCCCCGTCCTGCGCTGCAAGGCGAATCTCCTCACCCGGCTGCACGGTATGGACGAACTCGTCGGCCCGGTCGACACCCAGTCCGTGTACGTCACCATCCCCAACCCCCTCGCGTGA